Proteins encoded in a region of the uncultured Paludibaculum sp. genome:
- a CDS encoding ABC-three component system protein: MDNGRITANSRPLKAETGAPAQVGSGMNFPIAKLIEIFEPAQWEDFTEEWAHSLKPAYKLVTRWTGAGDMGLDIFCFSSNNGFDGPWDNYQCKRYAQKLTPTDIWVELGKVIYYSHAGEYTVPESYYFAASKGIGLKLKRLLLKPACLKNGLIDNWSGYCLNGITETKAVPLEGDLLSYLNKFDFRIFKMKSVVEMIAGHMKTPYHRRRFGTASFPERPPVQPAPDEIQPVESRYIEQLFDVYSEKLSVQLSDRSELAKHKEMQEHFNRSRQLFYHAESLRNFPRDSVDPGAFDAIREEIYHGVVDTYDMDYANGLTRVRSTLKHAAMLTPNCNALCIRVQTQDKQGLCHHLANENRLQWVKKNG; this comes from the coding sequence TTGGATAACGGAAGGATCACGGCAAACTCGCGACCGCTGAAGGCCGAAACCGGCGCGCCCGCGCAGGTGGGCTCGGGCATGAACTTCCCCATCGCCAAGCTCATCGAAATTTTCGAGCCCGCCCAGTGGGAAGACTTCACGGAAGAGTGGGCGCACTCCCTGAAGCCCGCCTACAAACTGGTCACGCGCTGGACGGGCGCAGGAGACATGGGTCTCGACATTTTCTGTTTCTCGTCCAACAACGGCTTTGATGGCCCGTGGGACAACTACCAATGCAAACGGTATGCGCAAAAGCTCACTCCTACCGACATCTGGGTTGAACTGGGTAAGGTCATCTACTATTCGCATGCTGGCGAATATACAGTTCCCGAAAGCTATTATTTCGCAGCTTCCAAAGGCATAGGCCTGAAGCTAAAGCGGCTTCTGTTGAAGCCCGCGTGCCTGAAAAATGGCCTCATCGATAACTGGTCAGGCTACTGTCTCAACGGCATAACGGAAACGAAAGCCGTACCCCTCGAAGGCGATCTCCTTTCATACCTGAACAAGTTCGATTTCCGCATCTTCAAAATGAAGTCCGTCGTGGAAATGATTGCAGGGCATATGAAAACGCCGTATCATCGGCGTCGTTTCGGCACCGCCAGTTTTCCAGAGAGGCCACCCGTACAGCCGGCGCCTGATGAAATTCAGCCAGTTGAGAGCCGCTACATCGAGCAACTCTTTGACGTTTATTCGGAGAAGTTGTCCGTTCAGCTCAGCGATCGATCGGAACTCGCGAAGCACAAGGAGATGCAGGAGCATTTTAATCGCTCCAGGCAGCTTTTCTATCACGCCGAATCACTTCGCAACTTCCCGCGCGACAGTGTCGATCCGGGTGCGTTCGACGCCATCCGCGAGGAGATCTATCATGGCGTCGTCGATACTTATGACATGGACTACGCAAACGGTCTGACGCGTGTTCGGTCCACACTGAAACACGCCGCGATGCTCACCCCTAACTGCAACGCGCTGTGCATCCGGGTCCAAACGCAGGATAAACAGGGGCTTTGCCATCACCTCGCGAATGAGAACCGTCTCCAATGGGTGAAGAAGAATGGCTGA
- a CDS encoding NAD-dependent epimerase/dehydratase family protein, translated as MSRPCVLVTGSCGLIGSEVAVYFARQGFQVAGLDSNHRAIFFGPEGDTSWVLERLRREIPGYRHEALDIRDRDRLLNYVRDLRPNLIIHTAAQPSHDRAAAIPFLDFEVNALGTLHMLEAARQHCPESPFIHMSTNKVYGDRPNTIRLKELDMRWDYDDPAYEHGIAEDFSIDQSKHSIFGASKVAGDVMVQEYGRYFNMPTCCLRGGCLTGPNHSGVELHGFLSYLVKCNVEEREYRVFGYKGKQVRDNIHSEDVARFMFEFWKAPRVAEVYNLGGGKDNACSVLQAFQMAEAVTGKPMRWKYVDENRIGDHICYYSDLRKMRAHYPAWDIAKPLPAIVAEIAGSWTERLKTPAK; from the coding sequence ATGAGTCGACCCTGCGTATTAGTGACGGGCTCGTGTGGCCTGATCGGATCGGAAGTCGCCGTCTACTTCGCCCGCCAGGGCTTTCAGGTGGCGGGCCTCGACAGCAACCACAGGGCCATTTTCTTTGGCCCGGAAGGCGATACCAGTTGGGTCCTCGAACGCCTGCGTCGGGAAATCCCCGGCTACCGGCATGAGGCTCTCGATATCCGCGATCGCGACCGGTTGCTCAACTACGTGCGCGACCTGCGGCCCAATCTCATCATCCACACAGCTGCTCAGCCCTCTCACGACCGCGCGGCGGCCATCCCCTTTCTGGATTTCGAGGTGAACGCCCTGGGCACCTTGCACATGCTGGAAGCGGCCCGGCAACACTGCCCCGAGTCGCCCTTCATCCACATGTCCACCAATAAGGTGTACGGCGACCGGCCCAACACCATCCGGCTAAAGGAATTGGACATGCGCTGGGATTACGACGATCCCGCCTATGAACACGGCATCGCCGAGGACTTCTCCATCGATCAGAGCAAACACTCCATCTTCGGCGCCTCGAAGGTGGCTGGCGACGTCATGGTGCAGGAGTACGGCCGCTACTTCAACATGCCCACCTGCTGCCTGCGCGGCGGCTGCCTCACCGGCCCCAATCACAGCGGCGTGGAGTTGCATGGCTTCCTCAGCTACCTGGTGAAGTGCAATGTCGAAGAGCGCGAATACCGCGTCTTCGGCTACAAGGGCAAGCAGGTTCGCGACAACATCCATTCCGAGGACGTGGCGCGATTCATGTTCGAATTCTGGAAGGCGCCGCGCGTCGCCGAGGTCTACAATCTGGGCGGCGGCAAGGACAATGCCTGCTCCGTACTGCAAGCGTTCCAGATGGCCGAAGCCGTGACAGGCAAGCCAATGCGCTGGAAGTACGTGGACGAGAACCGGATTGGCGACCACATCTGCTACTACAGCGACTTGCGCAAAATGCGTGCGCACTATCCGGCCTGGGATATCGCCAAACCGCTGCCGGCCATTGTGGCCGAGATCGCAGGCAGTTGGACAGAGCGGCTGAAGACCCCAGCAAAATGA
- a CDS encoding glycosyltransferase family 2 protein has product MKTPAAVKRDPLQLLSVVIPAHNEEGCVALTVEHLYVELRGHGIAHEIVVVDDGSTDGTWAVLQELMPRVPALRPVQNNGDHGFGRAITFGFDHIHGDAVVIMMADESDDSRDVVRYWELLNEGWDAVFGSRFLRGSAVIDYPWLKLAINRAANFFIRILFNIPLNDTTNAFKAYRREVIEGCRPFLSPHFNLTVELPLKTIVRGYSWTVMPISWRNRRFGESKLKIKEMGSRYLFIALYCWLEKYFSRGDYRAR; this is encoded by the coding sequence ATGAAGACACCCGCCGCAGTGAAGCGGGATCCCCTGCAACTGCTGTCGGTCGTGATTCCGGCCCACAACGAAGAGGGCTGCGTCGCCCTGACGGTGGAACACCTGTACGTGGAGTTGCGCGGTCACGGCATTGCGCACGAGATTGTCGTGGTGGACGATGGCTCCACCGACGGCACGTGGGCAGTACTCCAGGAACTCATGCCCCGGGTACCCGCATTGCGCCCCGTTCAGAACAATGGCGACCACGGCTTTGGCCGCGCCATCACCTTTGGCTTCGACCACATTCATGGCGATGCCGTCGTCATCATGATGGCCGACGAATCGGACGACTCGCGCGACGTCGTGCGCTATTGGGAACTGCTGAATGAAGGCTGGGACGCCGTCTTCGGCTCCCGCTTCCTGCGCGGCAGCGCCGTGATCGATTACCCCTGGCTGAAACTGGCCATCAACCGGGCGGCGAACTTCTTCATTCGGATTCTGTTCAACATCCCGCTCAACGACACCACGAACGCGTTCAAGGCCTATCGCCGCGAAGTGATCGAGGGCTGCCGGCCCTTCCTCTCTCCGCATTTCAACCTCACCGTGGAGCTGCCTCTGAAGACCATCGTGCGCGGCTACTCATGGACCGTCATGCCCATCTCGTGGCGCAACCGGCGCTTTGGCGAATCAAAGCTGAAGATTAAGGAGATGGGCAGCCGCTACCTGTTCATCGCCCTCTATTGCTGGCTGGAGAAGTACTTCAGCCGCGGCGACTACCGCGCGCGATAA
- a CDS encoding NAD-dependent epimerase/dehydratase family protein: MRILITGVCGFVGSALARSLLARAEGLRIVGIDNLMRAGAETNRQSLKALGVEFVHGDIRSASDVAALPAVDWVIDAAANPSVLAGVAGGGSSRQLFEHNLASLGNILEYAKLHAAGVLLLSSSRVYSIPLLAGLPLRVEDGGFVLDDTQPCPPGVSAAGINVTFSTTAPISLYGATKLASEVMALEYGAAFDFPVWITRCGVLAGAGQFGTPDQGIFAYWVNAHLRRRPLRYIGFEGLGRQVRDAFHPADLAALLLAQMRSSRRDGERIYTAGGGPQNAWSLARLNQWCDVRFGPHMPAPDARPRPYDIPWVVMDNQAVARDFAWQPKLNLETIVEEIAVHAEAHPGWLELSGL, from the coding sequence ATGAGAATCCTCATCACCGGCGTTTGCGGTTTTGTCGGCAGTGCGCTGGCGCGTTCGCTGCTGGCTCGAGCCGAAGGTCTGCGTATCGTCGGCATCGACAATCTGATGCGCGCGGGCGCGGAAACGAACCGCCAGTCGCTGAAGGCGTTGGGCGTCGAATTCGTTCACGGAGACATCCGCTCCGCCAGCGACGTAGCGGCTCTACCCGCGGTGGACTGGGTGATCGACGCGGCCGCGAACCCCAGCGTACTGGCCGGCGTCGCCGGTGGGGGCAGCAGCCGTCAACTCTTCGAGCACAACCTGGCCAGCCTGGGCAACATCCTCGAATACGCCAAGCTCCACGCCGCGGGCGTTTTGCTACTCAGCAGCAGCCGGGTTTATTCCATCCCACTGCTCGCGGGTTTGCCGCTTCGCGTGGAAGACGGCGGGTTCGTTCTGGACGACACCCAGCCCTGCCCACCCGGCGTCAGTGCGGCCGGCATCAACGTCACCTTTTCGACGACCGCACCCATCTCTCTCTACGGCGCCACCAAGCTGGCGTCCGAAGTGATGGCGTTGGAATACGGTGCCGCCTTCGACTTTCCGGTCTGGATCACACGCTGCGGCGTGCTCGCCGGGGCCGGTCAGTTCGGCACGCCGGATCAGGGCATCTTCGCCTACTGGGTCAACGCCCATCTGCGCCGGCGTCCTTTGCGCTACATCGGCTTTGAGGGGCTGGGGCGGCAGGTGCGCGATGCATTTCATCCCGCCGACCTCGCAGCGCTGCTGCTCGCCCAAATGCGCAGCAGCCGCCGCGACGGCGAGCGGATCTATACCGCCGGGGGTGGCCCGCAAAACGCATGGTCCCTGGCACGATTGAACCAGTGGTGCGACGTGCGCTTCGGTCCCCACATGCCCGCCCCCGATGCACGCCCGCGTCCCTACGACATCCCGTGGGTGGTCATGGATAACCAGGCGGTCGCACGCGATTTTGCCTGGCAGCCCAAACTCAACCTGGAAACCATCGTCGAGGAGATCGCCGTTCACGCCGAGGCGCACCCGGGTTGGCTGGAATTGAGCGGACTATGA
- a CDS encoding ROK family transcriptional regulator: protein MKPASPALLVQTATPSTVRDVNRRIILNLIRLHQPISRADLSAQTGISRSNISEIVDELVLMGMVKEKQAEPSKRGRVPIHLSLNDDGFRVLGISIRADVTSVAYAGLSGRAQKVVSFPTPSTPQKFARMLASKSIHGSSGFFQHVGVSVPGLVNAESGEVLWLPALPEYAGFPLATAIQDVVGVPVTADNDCNLGALADLWLSAEEIAGLQNFVFLEIGAIGVGAGLILGREVYHGHDGRFAAEFGHMIVDPGGPQCRCGRQGCWELFVCGQAAWQRYRGSEPFDANSMPTLLAEARQGAPDAMRALEETARYLSIGISNIVLALNPELIVIAGEITAAWDMVGPMIENKFAPSKIAIRVRPASLSPEDLFLQGAISLALNNAFAKPRIGW, encoded by the coding sequence GTGAAACCCGCCAGTCCCGCTTTGCTTGTGCAGACCGCCACGCCGTCGACCGTACGTGACGTGAACCGGCGCATCATCCTGAATCTCATCCGGCTGCATCAGCCCATATCCCGGGCCGATCTTTCGGCGCAGACCGGCATCTCCCGCAGCAACATCAGTGAGATTGTCGACGAACTGGTGCTCATGGGCATGGTCAAGGAGAAGCAAGCCGAGCCCAGCAAGCGTGGGCGCGTGCCCATCCACCTTTCGCTCAACGATGACGGCTTCCGGGTGCTGGGCATCAGCATCCGGGCCGATGTCACCTCGGTCGCGTACGCGGGTTTGAGCGGGCGAGCCCAGAAGGTCGTTTCGTTCCCGACGCCTTCGACGCCGCAGAAGTTTGCGCGGATGCTCGCGTCGAAATCCATCCATGGATCGTCCGGTTTCTTCCAGCACGTAGGCGTGAGTGTGCCGGGCCTGGTGAATGCGGAATCCGGGGAAGTGCTGTGGCTACCGGCGCTGCCGGAGTATGCGGGGTTCCCCTTGGCCACGGCCATCCAGGACGTGGTCGGCGTGCCCGTCACCGCCGACAACGACTGCAATCTGGGCGCGCTGGCCGACCTTTGGCTGAGCGCCGAGGAGATCGCGGGGCTCCAGAATTTCGTCTTCCTGGAGATCGGCGCGATTGGGGTCGGCGCCGGGCTCATTCTTGGTCGCGAGGTCTATCATGGGCACGATGGCCGGTTCGCGGCTGAGTTTGGGCACATGATTGTCGACCCTGGCGGCCCGCAATGCCGCTGTGGCCGGCAGGGGTGCTGGGAGTTGTTTGTCTGCGGTCAGGCGGCCTGGCAACGTTACCGCGGCTCGGAGCCATTCGATGCGAACAGCATGCCTACGCTATTGGCCGAAGCGCGGCAGGGTGCGCCGGATGCGATGCGAGCGCTGGAAGAGACGGCACGCTATCTTTCTATCGGCATCTCCAATATCGTCCTGGCTTTGAATCCCGAACTGATCGTGATTGCGGGCGAGATCACGGCCGCCTGGGACATGGTGGGGCCGATGATCGAGAACAAGTTCGCCCCTTCCAAGATCGCGATTCGCGTGCGTCCGGCGAGCCTATCGCCGGAAGACTTGTTCCTGCAAGGCGCCATCTCGCTGGCTCTGAATAACGCCTTCGCCAAGCCCAGGATCGGCTGGTAG
- a CDS encoding DUF5621 domain-containing protein, translating to MSVFTILNCGTNFDRTKRGELVADFGAMLTGVEYQNFLITDGVGSKGNKSNPMPGTFDPFTKNKTPKGKTESWSKTPMQTLSNVSTGEGKFSPTGHGVLRGLTSNTGNTNAAITGHGWDDNIRHAIAVLSEAFPGLQGTINMIGWSRGAVTCLRMANWIKEFLGPGFEINIFAVDPVAGLDAGERLQDTYFVPDNVKNYVGILALDDMRGDFKPQDLSRLVIQNCMITNLAMLPFPGVHNTPVVMKSSKLAEVTRMVRHLAYKFLTTCGTQFKIHEPIYSLVDCCRLYAAMMLKRSQYSKLGKGFKNSLMGGLIERTVKANVQGYVAADSNFFVNEHHRECFQGAYPDIYNYFFTNTVPNPLGKSTTSFRATDRWAQKLQQFYQIDPDSFELLSSVYTAERKGGVGMPAVWTVSAPGVGAVSVPPPPNVTAAVRMLC from the coding sequence GTGAGTGTTTTCACAATTCTGAACTGCGGGACCAATTTCGACCGCACAAAGCGTGGGGAATTGGTAGCTGACTTCGGCGCCATGCTGACTGGCGTGGAGTATCAGAACTTTCTTATAACGGACGGTGTTGGGTCGAAGGGCAACAAGTCCAATCCCATGCCGGGTACGTTTGACCCATTCACCAAGAACAAGACGCCCAAGGGGAAGACGGAGTCCTGGTCGAAGACTCCGATGCAGACCCTTTCGAACGTTTCCACCGGCGAAGGCAAGTTCTCGCCGACCGGACACGGCGTATTGCGGGGATTGACCTCGAACACGGGCAACACGAACGCGGCGATTACCGGGCATGGCTGGGACGACAACATCCGCCATGCCATCGCGGTGCTGAGCGAAGCCTTTCCCGGTCTGCAGGGCACCATCAACATGATTGGCTGGAGCCGTGGCGCGGTGACCTGCCTGCGCATGGCGAACTGGATCAAGGAGTTCCTGGGGCCCGGTTTCGAGATCAATATCTTCGCCGTAGATCCGGTGGCGGGGCTCGATGCCGGAGAGCGGCTGCAGGATACTTACTTCGTTCCAGACAATGTGAAGAACTACGTGGGCATCCTGGCGCTGGATGACATGCGCGGCGACTTCAAGCCGCAGGACTTGAGCCGGCTGGTGATCCAGAACTGCATGATCACCAATCTGGCGATGCTGCCGTTTCCCGGTGTCCACAATACTCCGGTGGTGATGAAGAGTTCGAAGCTGGCGGAGGTGACGCGGATGGTCCGTCACCTGGCCTACAAGTTCCTGACCACCTGCGGCACACAGTTCAAGATTCACGAGCCCATTTACTCATTGGTGGATTGCTGCCGGTTGTACGCGGCGATGATGCTGAAGCGGTCGCAGTACAGCAAGTTGGGTAAGGGCTTCAAGAATTCGTTGATGGGCGGTTTGATCGAACGGACGGTCAAGGCGAATGTGCAGGGCTATGTCGCCGCCGATTCGAACTTTTTTGTGAACGAGCACCATCGGGAATGCTTCCAGGGGGCCTACCCGGACATTTACAACTACTTCTTCACCAATACGGTGCCGAATCCGCTGGGCAAGTCGACAACGAGTTTCCGGGCGACGGATCGCTGGGCACAGAAGCTCCAGCAGTTCTATCAGATCGATCCGGATTCGTTTGAGCTGCTGTCGAGTGTGTACACAGCGGAGCGCAAGGGAGGAGTGGGGATGCCCGCGGTGTGGACGGTGTCGGCGCCTGGTGTGGGGGCGGTGAGCGTGCCTCCTCCACCCAATGTTACGGCGGCGGTGCGGATGCTGTGCTGA
- a CDS encoding FAD-binding protein, with translation MDKRSFLKLLSAAGATPASAWMAGEKLSNWAGNLNYGTDRLHEVNTVEQVRAQVRAQPRMKVLGTRHCFNSIADSKHSLLSLKPMHEVFSIDSAARTVTVDAGITYGQLGPYLDGKGYALHNLASLPHISIAGACSTGTHGSGEKNGNLATAVSALELVTASGDVVKLSRKADGDTFRGAVVGLGALGVITRLSLDIQPTFQVRQYVYENLPLAQMRDHFDAIQASGYSVSLFTDWQKQRINELWIKSRVGDGAPFTAPPEFYGASRAARNLHPIAELSAENCTQQMGAPGPWYDRLPHFRMGFTPSAGKELQSEFFVPRRNAVDAILAIERLRDQVTPHLLISEIRTIAEDDLWMSASYRRPSVAIHFTWKPDWPAVRRLLPVIEKELGAFQYRPHWGKLFSMRPADLRSRYEKLPDFLKLAARFDPKGKFRNDFLNTNLFGQ, from the coding sequence GTGGACAAGCGCTCCTTTCTCAAACTGCTTTCGGCCGCCGGGGCCACTCCCGCGTCCGCCTGGATGGCTGGCGAGAAACTGTCCAACTGGGCGGGGAATCTGAACTACGGCACTGACCGGCTGCACGAGGTGAATACCGTCGAACAGGTGCGCGCCCAGGTGCGGGCACAGCCCAGGATGAAGGTCCTCGGCACGCGCCACTGCTTCAATTCCATTGCGGACAGCAAGCACAGCCTGTTGTCGCTGAAGCCCATGCATGAGGTGTTTTCTATTGACTCGGCCGCCCGCACGGTGACCGTCGACGCTGGCATCACTTACGGGCAACTTGGTCCCTACCTGGACGGCAAGGGCTACGCCCTGCACAACCTGGCGTCACTGCCCCACATCTCCATTGCCGGGGCGTGCAGCACGGGTACGCATGGATCCGGCGAGAAGAATGGCAATCTCGCTACCGCGGTCTCGGCTCTGGAACTGGTGACGGCTTCCGGCGATGTCGTCAAGCTGTCGCGCAAGGCGGATGGCGACACGTTTCGAGGGGCCGTGGTGGGGTTAGGCGCGCTCGGCGTGATCACCCGGCTCAGTCTCGATATTCAGCCGACGTTCCAGGTGCGGCAGTATGTGTACGAGAACCTGCCGCTTGCGCAAATGCGCGACCACTTCGATGCCATTCAAGCTTCCGGTTACAGTGTCAGCCTCTTCACCGATTGGCAGAAGCAGCGGATCAACGAACTCTGGATCAAGAGCCGTGTTGGGGACGGGGCGCCTTTCACGGCGCCGCCGGAGTTCTACGGTGCCAGCCGCGCCGCTCGCAACCTGCACCCGATCGCCGAACTTTCCGCGGAGAACTGCACGCAGCAGATGGGCGCGCCAGGGCCCTGGTATGACCGGCTGCCACACTTCCGCATGGGGTTCACGCCCAGCGCCGGGAAGGAGCTGCAGTCCGAGTTTTTCGTGCCGCGCCGCAATGCCGTCGACGCGATCCTGGCGATCGAACGGCTGCGTGACCAGGTTACGCCTCACCTGCTGATCTCCGAAATCCGGACGATCGCCGAGGACGATCTTTGGATGAGTGCCAGCTACCGGCGGCCCAGTGTCGCGATTCACTTCACATGGAAACCGGACTGGCCGGCGGTACGGCGGCTGCTGCCTGTGATCGAAAAGGAACTCGGCGCGTTCCAATACCGCCCGCATTGGGGCAAGCTGTTTTCAATGCGTCCAGCGGACTTGCGGTCGCGCTATGAGAAGCTGCCGGATTTCCTAAAACTGGCGGCGCGCTTTGATCCAAAGGGCAAGTTCAGGAACGATTTCCTGAATACCAATCTGTTCGGACAGTAA
- a CDS encoding ABC-three component system middle component 2: protein MAEAGVQTFNSPIETGMRALILLAESYPEQLDLQRILEFDYIMVHTGDVDGPPSIHPALPLRSGELLVRRQLIERGLMLMISRGLASRHATANGFMYQAEDDAGPFLDALTAEYLEDLKNRAMWVVDRFSEMSDHDIRVMLSQTYDQWSREFQLPEQPGLF from the coding sequence ATGGCTGAAGCGGGGGTCCAGACATTCAACAGCCCGATAGAAACAGGCATGCGCGCCCTCATCTTGCTGGCAGAATCGTACCCCGAGCAGCTTGACCTGCAGCGCATCCTCGAATTCGATTACATAATGGTCCACACCGGCGACGTCGATGGACCACCAAGCATTCACCCTGCCCTACCGTTGCGTTCTGGAGAACTTCTGGTGAGGCGGCAACTTATTGAGCGCGGACTCATGCTCATGATTAGTCGTGGATTGGCCAGTCGTCACGCCACCGCGAACGGGTTCATGTATCAGGCAGAGGACGACGCAGGGCCATTCCTCGATGCCCTGACCGCTGAATATCTCGAGGACCTGAAAAACCGTGCGATGTGGGTTGTCGATCGTTTTAGCGAAATGAGCGATCATGACATTCGCGTCATGCTGAGTCAAACATACGATCAATGGTCGCGTGAGTTTCAACTGCCAGAACAGCCGGGGTTGTTCTGA
- a CDS encoding alpha-L-fucosidase has product MQWFRHDKFGMFIHWGPYSALAGEWKGQQIPVGTEAEWIMQRFNIPVKDYRAMARQMNPVHFDADAWVALAKATGMKYLVITAKHHDGFAMYRSTVSKYNLLDWAKFNHDPVQELSEACRKAGIRFGVYYSHREDWDDPDGFGNNWDYDRSKKNFGRYLDEKSKPQLAELLSRYGPISLVWFDRGMDTPEHTQQFIDLVHKLQPQCLINGRVGDYGADLMGDYQNMNDNGMPNGGLQEDWETPQTLNTTWGYSKFDQQWKTPGEVIHRMVEIVGKGGNYLLNIGPMGDGTIPAPSVATLKAVGAWMQANGDSIYGTSASPLPAQPWGRSTVKGSKVYLHVFSWPADGILRVQGLTNPVKTAYALTAPAQKLAVRRESGVPLVTLPAKPLDQNDSVIVLELDGPAHADPPVVVQGSDVGFDLDYLAAVTSGKAVKRFNRSGKFHIAKWTAPADAATWNLLVSQAGEYEVRIRYSARAESNGAGFVVHIGDQTVRGTVTGTGEGYEYKTMELGRVRLEKTGRIMVKLRPSADTGRNLMFFQSLELSPAGHRMVE; this is encoded by the coding sequence ATGCAGTGGTTCCGCCACGACAAGTTCGGCATGTTCATCCATTGGGGCCCTTACTCCGCGCTGGCGGGCGAGTGGAAGGGTCAACAGATTCCGGTGGGAACCGAGGCCGAGTGGATCATGCAGCGGTTCAACATCCCGGTGAAGGACTACCGGGCGATGGCCCGCCAGATGAACCCGGTACATTTCGACGCCGACGCCTGGGTGGCCCTAGCCAAGGCCACCGGCATGAAGTACCTGGTGATCACGGCGAAACACCACGACGGATTCGCCATGTACCGTTCGACGGTCTCGAAGTACAACCTGCTGGATTGGGCGAAGTTCAATCATGACCCTGTCCAGGAACTCTCCGAGGCGTGCCGCAAGGCCGGCATCCGTTTTGGCGTCTACTACTCGCATCGGGAGGATTGGGATGATCCGGACGGGTTCGGCAACAATTGGGACTATGACCGCTCCAAGAAGAACTTCGGGCGCTACCTGGATGAGAAGTCCAAGCCGCAGCTCGCGGAGTTGCTCTCGCGCTACGGCCCCATCAGCCTCGTCTGGTTCGATCGCGGCATGGATACGCCCGAGCATACCCAGCAGTTCATCGATCTGGTCCACAAGCTGCAGCCACAGTGCCTGATCAACGGGCGCGTGGGCGACTATGGCGCGGATCTGATGGGCGACTACCAGAACATGAACGACAACGGGATGCCCAACGGTGGTCTGCAGGAAGACTGGGAGACTCCGCAGACGCTGAACACCACCTGGGGCTATAGCAAGTTCGACCAACAGTGGAAGACCCCGGGTGAAGTGATCCACAGGATGGTGGAGATTGTCGGCAAGGGCGGCAACTACCTGCTGAACATCGGTCCCATGGGCGACGGCACCATCCCCGCGCCGAGCGTGGCGACGTTGAAAGCGGTGGGTGCGTGGATGCAGGCCAATGGGGACAGCATCTATGGCACGAGTGCCAGCCCATTGCCGGCGCAACCTTGGGGCCGCAGCACGGTGAAGGGGAGCAAGGTCTACCTGCATGTGTTCAGTTGGCCGGCCGATGGCATTCTACGTGTGCAGGGCCTGACCAATCCGGTGAAGACCGCGTATGCGCTCACCGCCCCTGCTCAGAAGCTGGCCGTGCGCCGTGAGAGCGGCGTTCCGCTGGTGACCCTGCCGGCTAAGCCATTGGATCAGAACGACTCCGTGATCGTGCTGGAACTCGACGGGCCGGCCCACGCGGATCCTCCAGTGGTGGTGCAGGGCAGCGACGTTGGGTTTGATCTGGACTATCTGGCCGCGGTGACCAGCGGCAAGGCCGTCAAGCGATTCAACCGCAGCGGCAAGTTTCACATCGCGAAGTGGACCGCTCCGGCCGATGCGGCCACGTGGAACCTGCTGGTCAGCCAGGCAGGGGAGTATGAGGTCCGCATCCGCTACTCGGCTCGCGCCGAATCGAATGGCGCCGGGTTTGTTGTCCATATAGGCGATCAAACGGTGCGCGGCACGGTTACCGGCACCGGCGAGGGTTATGAATACAAGACGATGGAGCTCGGCCGTGTGCGGCTGGAGAAGACGGGGCGAATCATGGTCAAGCTGCGGCCGTCGGCCGACACGGGCCGCAATCTGATGTTCTTCCAGTCGCTGGAACTCAGCCCGGCCGGCCATCGGATGGTGGAGTGA